The Lacipirellula parvula genome window below encodes:
- a CDS encoding MBL fold metallo-hydrolase has translation MFHWDRGLFYNRPRLALDVCRRQPHGFVSHAHADHIGPHEVAYCTPETGKLYKLRMGAMRRVVEVPYRRPFEFGDVRLTTYPAGHCLGSAMALLESDEGSLLYTGDFKLGESATAERAELPRADVLVMESTFGKPRYRMPPRSETVERLLTLVREAIADGTTPVLHAYPLGKSQEATRILTAAGIPVLQHPTIFAVSEVYRQCGVDLGDMRLYDPALLPGRAVMTLPQGARDFRLAGIRRPVSIAITGWAIDPGTKYRWGVDHALPLSDHADFDELMETAERVGAREIYCTHGPAEFVGHLQAAGFNALPVKGSYQKRLF, from the coding sequence ATGTTTCACTGGGACCGAGGTCTGTTCTACAACCGCCCGCGGCTAGCGCTCGACGTCTGCCGTCGGCAGCCGCATGGGTTCGTCTCACACGCCCATGCCGACCACATTGGTCCGCACGAGGTCGCGTACTGCACGCCGGAGACCGGCAAGCTCTATAAGTTGCGGATGGGCGCCATGCGGCGCGTCGTGGAAGTTCCGTACCGCCGGCCGTTCGAGTTCGGCGACGTCCGCTTGACGACGTACCCCGCGGGCCACTGCCTCGGCTCGGCGATGGCGCTGCTCGAAAGCGACGAAGGCTCGCTCCTCTACACGGGCGACTTTAAGCTTGGCGAATCGGCAACCGCAGAGCGAGCCGAGTTGCCGCGGGCCGACGTGCTGGTGATGGAATCGACGTTCGGCAAGCCTCGTTACCGCATGCCTCCGCGGAGCGAAACGGTGGAGCGTCTGCTAACGCTGGTGCGCGAGGCAATCGCCGACGGCACCACGCCGGTGCTGCACGCCTATCCGCTCGGCAAGTCGCAGGAAGCAACCCGCATCCTCACCGCCGCCGGCATCCCGGTACTGCAGCATCCGACGATCTTCGCCGTGAGCGAAGTCTATCGCCAATGCGGCGTCGACCTCGGCGATATGCGACTCTACGACCCGGCGCTGCTGCCCGGCCGCGCAGTGATGACATTGCCGCAAGGCGCGCGCGACTTCCGCCTCGCCGGGATCCGCCGGCCGGTGAGCATCGCGATCACCGGCTGGGCGATCGACCCCGGCACGAAATACCGCTGGGGCGTCGACCACGCGCTGCCGCTGTCGGATCACGCCGACTTCGACGAGTTGATGGAAACGGCCGAACGCGTCGGCGCTCGCGAGATCTACTGCACGCACGGCCCAGCAGAATTTGTGGGGCATCTGCAGGCGGCCGGCTTCAACGCGCTGCCAGTGAAAGGGAGCTACCAGAAGCGGTTGTTCTGA